One Scophthalmus maximus strain ysfricsl-2021 chromosome 7, ASM2237912v1, whole genome shotgun sequence genomic window, TAACAGCTCTGACGCATCGGAGCGACTGTAGCTTGACGGTCGGGTAGCTAGCACAGCTCAGCTGCTACAGTTAGCCGCAGCAGCATGGGCGATGGCAGCATCACTCCGAGGCTCGGCAACATGAAGGCGTTGCTTGGAATAGTTGCCGGGGCCGGAGCTTCCTACGGCATATACAAACTTATGAGTGCGGGGAGCTTCAagagaaacaagaaaagtgCCCCCAGTGACAGTCCTGCTGTGAGGAGCAGCAGCCCGGCCAGGGGTGGTACCCCGCAGCCGGGTAGCCTGCTAGCCAAAGTGTCTGGACTGGATGTTGTCTGTCCACGACCTGCGGATGTCGCATCCGGTGAGAACACATTACTCGCACTCACTGGCTCATATCTGAACGTATCTGACTGTTACAGCAAAGTGATGATTTATATTGTTTGCAGACCAGTGGTGACTTTGAACATTCTACATTCCAAGTCTCCATTGCAAACAGATACTACCATGACGACATGTAGTTTAAACTGCTTCTCTTGCTCCATAGGTGGCATCATCCATCAGTCCCCCGGCAACCTGGAGCCACAACACCTGAAAATGCTGCTCTCGTGTCTGGAGAACAGCAGTGATCCATCTGACAGGTGTCGGATTCTGCTGACGTTGGGAAACGCTGCTGCCTTCACTGTGAATCAGGTACAGTATATAAGTATGATTTCATCTGCAGGTGAGgatatttaaaatcaatgcaGCTTCTCTGTTTTGCCAGTAATCTCACTCTAAATTCTTGATCCTCCAGAATCTTATTCGGGAATTCGAAGGGATTCGCATCATAGCTGGTTTCCTCTCTGATCCTGAGGCAGAGGTTCGAGTGCAGACTCTGAATGCTTTAAATAATCTGTGTATGAACATCCCAAACCAGGACCAACTAAAGGTTTGTtccaattcttctttttttctatttatttatatatttctatcCATTTTTGGGGACCGACCTGTCTcgcttaaaaatgttttcttgtaGGTTTATGTGCCACAAGTGCTGGAACTGATCGAGATGTCGCCGGTGAATTCGGACCTTCAGCTTAGTGCTCTCAGGCTGCTGACCAACCTTTCAGTCACAGACAAACACCAACACTTGCTGAAAGAATCAATTACACTTCTACTGTCTCTACTTGTCGTGAGCACCGAAACATTACAGGTTGGTGTCTTTCTGGGTTACCCTTCAGTTGCATTCTTGAAAGATACATAGAAAATTGACAATTCTCAAATTATTATACATATGATATATACATCTCTGAGGAATTTAGAAAAATTGTAGCTGTAGTTGGAAACCAGTTAAAACCAGTATAGCTCTTAATGTAGCCCCAAatgtgaagttgttgttttttcatttcaggttcAGGCTTTGAAAGTCCTTGTGAATTTGTCATCTAATCCAGATATGATGGATGACATTGTTCAAGCTCAGGTAAGGCTAAAGGGATGAAAACACAGTCTTTATCTTATCATTCACAACCAGTGTTGTTTGTATGTCTATGGGATAATACATGGTAAGTGAGTCAGCACGACTCTTTAAAGataatcaaaacaaagaaatgctgCATAATGCAAGACATTTTTTGCTGTTAATCTTTTTTGACCGGGCTCCAGATTTCCTTATAAATCCTCACTTGGCTCCTGTTCTTGTTTATGCTTTTTGCCCAAGGCTCCAGCttctgttgtgctgctgtttgacgCACGAACAGCCCCTGCTGTGCTTGTCCGACTGCTAACATTTGCGGGGAACTTGAAGGCCTGGAGGCCCTCAGCCCAGGTAGCAGATGAACTGAGGCGAAAGCAGGATTGCCTCTTCAGAGTCATGTTAGATGAATCCTCCCAGCTCCACAGCAAGCTGGTCCAGCTGCTTTCACACCCCGATGGGGAGATTCAGGCCCAGGTGATTCGTGTCTTGACATAGACTTCTCTGTCTGCACTCTTGATCCATGCACCTCTTTTGCTTCCATATACTTCGCCAAAGCCATCAACCTATCACCCTTAAAGTTAAAGTATGCATCCGTTTACATTAAGAGTAGGATGTGTAGCTTCCTGTGGATACACAGCTTACACTCCCACAAACTCTACACCAACCTACAGTCTTCCCCAAATCAATATTATTACCACACTAAACGATCTGCTCCACCTCACCAGCCCCTTTCCCGCTAATTTCCAGTTACTTACTGTACAACTAACTAATGAGCAGTgagtgagcaggaagcaggaaaaacataaattcaGTAGTGTGAAAAACAGACTACCTTTCCCCTGTTGTCTTCCTGCCACCAGGGGTTTTCCTGTCCTCACCAGAGACTATTTTCCTTCAAAGATCCACAGTGCCCGTACTTCTGAGAACATCTCCTTCTTTCTCTGAAGATATTTTCCAGGTGAAATTTCTGAACCCTAAACCACTGCCAAAAGTTTTCTAGAGAATTTGTCTGTGTGACCTTTGCAGTGTGACCCCCACCCGTGGTTCAGAGAGACACTTCCTGTGAGACCTGAAAATGTTTCTTCCAATGAAAGAAATATCttttgtctgtgtatttaatttGAGATACTGCATCGTGATTTCAGAAGagccaaaaatacattttctttgtttctgcgACAAGATGAGGGATTCAGTGTATCAGAAAGGTTTGGAAGTTGAAACACTGCCTAACTCCACATTAAAACAGGGCTTATGTTGTGTTTATGGTGCTTGGTAAGAAGGCCGTCTGCCTCTTTGCACCTCACCCTTGAAGGTACACCAACCACAGCTGCCTGAACTGGAATGAACTGGTGTTATTGAATGTCTCAACTGGTCTACAACCACCTGCAAATCCTCCAgggaagagctggaggaagtTGCACGGGAAAAAGGATGTCTGGTCTGCTCTGATTGTTTTACAGCCACCACGACAGTCAGACACGCACGTAATCTGATAATAATGGAGGAGAGGTTGACCTTGGACAAAGCGGTAATGATCATAGCTGATTACTGATTACTGtgttttgattgacagcagtgATTGAATTATACATACAAGCTTTTGTTATGTTAAGTTATGCACTTAATGTAATAAGACGGGCTATAAGTGATTTTTTTGCTGCAGGAAAGGAGGGCGGGTGTAGGTGCATACCTCAAACTTGCatgaaaaatgtgatgattaTCAGaatgtttcgttttttttaaataaaagtatttgaTGGCATAAGCTAAATGAAATGCTGCACATTTTTGATGTTTGGACACTGACTTTATTTAACCCAAATCCTAAATATCTCTCAGGCACTATGGTTTACCAGAACAGATACAGCAGGaggttgttttatttgtgacaTAGATTATCctatttatttaacaaagtTAGTAAGCATTTTGCCTATAAAATGAGAAATGTAAGTGTTTGAATGGTTCAATAAATACCTTATGACCTGTGATTATGGATATCATCTCCTTATTTCTAATGATTACTCAGATATACTAAACTGTTATCTGAATTAGTGGGGAACGATTGTGGATAGATGATACAGTAGGCTGAACACTTGAGACTTGTCTAATTTTTGttacatctaaaaaaaaaaggccataaaCTGAAGATTTGTGTTAATGCGCCGCTTAGAGTAACTTTTCCTTGGAGAATttcaggagacgtgacaatacaCAGGggcaagcggtgaaccaatgaaagAGCTgattcttatcgtgttgtcggcctcagacgtACC contains:
- the armc10 gene encoding armadillo repeat-containing protein 10 is translated as MGDGSITPRLGNMKALLGIVAGAGASYGIYKLMSAGSFKRNKKSAPSDSPAVRSSSPARGGTPQPGSLLAKVSGLDVVCPRPADVASGGIIHQSPGNLEPQHLKMLLSCLENSSDPSDRCRILLTLGNAAAFTVNQNLIREFEGIRIIAGFLSDPEAEVRVQTLNALNNLCMNIPNQDQLKVYVPQVLELIEMSPVNSDLQLSALRLLTNLSVTDKHQHLLKESITLLLSLLVVSTETLQVQALKVLVNLSSNPDMMDDIVQAQAPASVVLLFDARTAPAVLVRLLTFAGNLKAWRPSAQVADELRRKQDCLFRVMLDESSQLHSKLVQLLSHPDGEIQAQVIRVLT